The DNA region TCCGAATAGTTTCGGCAAATATAATTCCCGCCTCTGGCATCCCCGCGTTCTTGATCCTTACGAGCCGGGTTCGACCTTTAAGCTGATCCTGGCCGCGTCCGGCTTGGAGCAGGGGGTGATCAAGGCCGATTCCCGCCTCAAAGCACTCGACCAGATCGAGATCGGGACCCGGATCGTCAAAAATTCCCACCAGATCAAATGGCAGGGGAGTACGATCTCGATCTCGGAAATGCTGGAGCAGTCGATCAATACCGCCACCGTCCAGGTTGGGGTCATGATGGGAGCGCAGAATTACTACAAACATATTAAAAAGTTTGGTTTTGGCGAATTGACCGGTTTTGGCCTAGCCGGTGAATCGCGCGGCGTCGTCATGGATTGGGAGCGGTGGCCGAAATCGGCGGTGGGGATGACAACCTTCGGGCAGGGACTGTCGGTGACGCCGATCCAGCTTTTGCAAGCAGTTTCCGCTTTTGCCAACAAAGGGAAAATGGTGAAACCTCACCTGATCAAAAAAATTGAAGCGAGCGATGGTAATTTTATGAAAGTTTATGATGAAAAGCCGTCTAAGCGGGCGATTTCCGAGAAAGTCGCCAAAGAGGTTTTGGAGATGATGCGGAACGTGGTCCTCAAAGGGACCGGGAAAAAAGCTCAGATGGCCTATTTTAGTGTTGGGGGGAAGACCGGGACGGCGCAAAAAGCGGCCCCTAACGGACGCGGCTATTTGAAGAACTCGTTCGTTACTTCATTTATCGGTCTGGCGCCGTTAAGCGATCCGGAGATCATCACGCTGGTGATCGTTGACGAGCCGCAAACTTCGATCTGGGGGGAGACGGTGGCGGTCCCGCCGTTCAAGACCGTGACCGAACACGCTCTCCGTTATTTGAACGCCAAGCCGGACATGCTATAAGGGCTGGCAATAAAGTTGCTGCCTCTCCCACCGTTCCGATATGCATCGGAACGGTCCCCCCTCTCCATTTCATGGAGAGGGCCGGGGAAAGGGGATGATGGTTAAAAGAGTGAAGGTTCAACGGGCAAGGGAGTTGAGGAAAGGACAAACCGAGGCAGAGGCGCGACTGTGGTGGTTGTTGAGAAAGAAGTTGATGCTCGGTTATAAATTTAGACGACAGCATGTGATCAAGGGGTTTATTCTTGATTTCTATTGCCCGCAAGCAAGGTTAGGGGTTGAGCTTGATGGTGGGATCCATAAGCAGCAGGAAGATTATGACAAGGCTCGCGATAAAGTGCTCAAAGATCATGGCGTAGAAGTAATTAGATTTACGAACAAGGAATTGTTCCAAGCCCCGGTTAAGGTCATAAGTTTAATAACGAAAGTCCTCTCAATTCGGCCCTCTCCATCGAAGATGGAGAGGGGGGACCAACCCGATTGCATCGGGTTGGTGGGAGAGGAAAAGAGAATGGCGAGAACCAATTGAAAAGGATGAATAAATGAGTAAAACAAAAGCGAAATTAATATTTTTATTTGTAGCAATAATGTTATTTGGATATTTATCCGTTGCTTTTGCGAGTAATACGGATATTTTTGAGGTTGAAGAAGAAGGGCGGTTTGGAGCTATTGCCGGAACAAATAATTATATAGGAATTAATCTTGATTGGTTTGAGTTTAAAATCAGAAGGGCAGTTGGTATGGCAATATCTTATCGGAAAGGTGACTTTCCCGATGATTATATTTTATCAACAGATCTTGTGTTTAAGCAGTATAATTCCGAGCTTTTAATTAATAAACATATC from Candidatus Margulisiibacteriota bacterium includes:
- a CDS encoding penicillin-binding protein 2, which codes for MPLKIRLRLLFGFFLIGFLLVVIRLVDLQIIHYQFYREKSQNQRLRIIPISSNRGDVMDAQGDILATTVDSYSVFTNKNGFSWIIRKVTEAEAKKALAKNPKAYRMIKEKKRIYPKNNLCSQVIGFVGVDNQGLSGVELAWDKYLQGKSGKVVTEGDPTGRELYGAVREIEPSGDGQNVTLTVDSAIQYVAERELAKQVQSTRAKSGMIIVMSAKNGDILALASKPDFNPNSFGKYNSRLWHPRVLDPYEPGSTFKLILAASGLEQGVIKADSRLKALDQIEIGTRIVKNSHQIKWQGSTISISEMLEQSINTATVQVGVMMGAQNYYKHIKKFGFGELTGFGLAGESRGVVMDWERWPKSAVGMTTFGQGLSVTPIQLLQAVSAFANKGKMVKPHLIKKIEASDGNFMKVYDEKPSKRAISEKVAKEVLEMMRNVVLKGTGKKAQMAYFSVGGKTGTAQKAAPNGRGYLKNSFVTSFIGLAPLSDPEIITLVIVDEPQTSIWGETVAVPPFKTVTEHALRYLNAKPDML
- a CDS encoding DUF559 domain-containing protein, with the protein product MVKRVKVQRARELRKGQTEAEARLWWLLRKKLMLGYKFRRQHVIKGFILDFYCPQARLGVELDGGIHKQQEDYDKARDKVLKDHGVEVIRFTNKELFQAPVKVISLITKVLSIRPSPSKMERGDQPDCIGLVGEEKRMARTN